AAACAAGGAAAGACATTTGCATCTACTGATGCTGGATTTTGTTGAAAACGTAGTAATAACAGAAGAATACTTTGTTCTATTTCGTCTAAATTAAATTCTTTAATGCCTTCTGACTGCTCTTTTCTAGTTAAAATAACCAATTCAGTTAACTGGGGCAAAAGTTTTTTTGCGTTTAATCTAGCTATTGCTCTCCTAAGTGCTCTAACTACTTCTTCCTGTTCAAATTCCAAAGCTAACTTAGCCTGTTGAATCAAACCTTCGGCTAAATCTAGCTCATTCAAGCCTTCTCGGTGAAGACTAGTTAATAAAGTGCGTGCATGTAATTCCTCTTCAGAAAGAACTTTCTGAAGCATCACTGCATCTAGTGTTTCAATTTCTGGCTGTAACTCTTCTGCAACGGATCTCCATCTCCGTTCTCCATCAAAAATGATATTTCCCGGTAGTAAAATAATCGGCTGTTGTTGCCCTTCCTCTCTAATGGAAACAGCCATACTCCGAATACTATCCGAAGTAAATGTTTGCCTTGCTTGTTTCGGATTGGGTCTTACTTCACTATAGTGAATTTTAAAAATTCCAGATGCTTTCAAATGTTCTCGTAGGTCTTCAATAGTTTGATTGAGGAGTGTACGTTCTTCTTCAGCAAGCTTTCCCTGTGCTTGTTCATCTTTTAATCTTGTAATCTCTGCCTGTAAATCTTCTACTCGTTCTTCAAGCCCAAATATCTGTTGTGAATCAGCAGCAGAAGCAAACATTCCAAGTACACTCGGGTTGTTTAATTTTGTCATCGATTAACCTCTTATTAGCTTAAGTTCGTTAACTAGTGCATCAACAATTGGCATAAAATCTCCTCTTGCCTCTTTGCCCGGTCTGTAAATCCCCAGAGGTAGCCCTCTACCAGAAGCATTAAGAATATCAGCTGATTCTCGAATTGGGCTAAAATACTGAATTCCCAAA
This is a stretch of genomic DNA from Nostoc sp. KVJ3. It encodes these proteins:
- a CDS encoding ParB/RepB/Spo0J family partition protein — encoded protein: MTKLNNPSVLGMFASAADSQQIFGLEERVEDLQAEITRLKDEQAQGKLAEEERTLLNQTIEDLREHLKASGIFKIHYSEVRPNPKQARQTFTSDSIRSMAVSIREEGQQQPIILLPGNIIFDGERRWRSVAEELQPEIETLDAVMLQKVLSEEELHARTLLTSLHREGLNELDLAEGLIQQAKLALEFEQEEVVRALRRAIARLNAKKLLPQLTELVILTRKEQSEGIKEFNLDEIEQSILLLLLRFQQNPASVDANVFPCLRLSEDLKIAIRQSGLGANHARSLQKINSKNLKVEETKALKIRQDATSQVLQERLTVAQTRFLVAQTIAEHAPETKPKPSHQISSLIRDVSATKVEDIQQEQLRDLLAVLEAKAKEIRKKLD